GCTTCTGATCCCCCGTTAATCCCCCTTTCGTCCTCTCCTACCCcattctatatttttaatagcAGGTGTTCACCCACCACCCACTTGACTATCAGTAGGAGAAACATGGCTGCTACCCGTTGCATTCATTGCCCTTTTTTGTAATTAACGGCAAAgtctttattcaaaaattagggaataatgaaatttaatgCTGCATAGTCAACACATAttttaatataaatatatgggCTATAAACCATTTGATGTATATGCTTCTTGCTTGTTATACAATTGGCTTAGTTATACATTCGTGTATCattcattttcagaaaaatttctaagTTCCAATTGTCGTATTTTCGATTCGAATATGATATTTGTTTTAAGCTGAATAATCAATAACTAAGTAGCTCAGTTGCCAGTTTTCGGAGCTATGAATCGAATACTTCTAGCTCATGGGTTTAATCCCAGTTAAAGCTGAAAAATACAATGAGTAGAAAACGACTATCATAATTATTTTAGATACTAAAACATTGGTTGGGTTGGGTGGGGTTGATTAAGGGTGATGTTGATGGTGGGTGGGGTTGATGAATGGTTTTCACACCCCAGCATAATACTTTTTCCTATCCTTTTGAAGGGGATTAGTTGCTAACAATCGACGGAAAATGTAAACGGAAAGTTACACGCGTTATTGCTTGATTACCGATGAAAAAAGTCGCTTTTTCACGACAAAAACACGACAATTGTCGTCTTTTACACGACTTTTTTTAGAGAGGATAAAAGGAATGCTGCTGTCCCAGCTGTAGCAGAGAAGATGGATGATCGACGAGACTATCGCAATGGTGATCATCGTCGTCCGGCACGTGATCCTGACTACTTTAGAGATTCGCGACAAGCTCCTCGAGGCGATAATTTCCGCAAAGATAATGGATTGTCTTGTGGCGGTGGAGCTAGAAATTACCGCGCTCCCGGCTCTCGTGGAACTATACCCAGCAATGAAAGGTATAACAAATTAGTTGtgattttaattattcttcATTGACTAACTGTTTTGTGCGTTTGGTCTTGCGTTTGTTGGTCTATATTCATTTAGATTGAAGGACGCACAGCCATGATTGCACAACGGAGACAGACGTTCAGCGGCTCCTGCGTCTTCTGCACTCATTGTTGATTTATCGACACGAGTTCAAACTTCAACGAGAAGTGAGATTGAAGTTCTCGATCTTTCCCAAGATTGGAAGAGCCCAATACGCCCTTAAGTTTTCTCatctcttcttttaaaaattttccagtttgtTAATCTgacaaatgatttattttatgtatttGATTATTGCAACAAGTCTGCCTATCTGCTGGCTGTAGATGTAGGTGCCGACGAATAAGATAACCGAGATGGTGTAACCGCGATCCATCTCGACCTTAACGTCAATTTGatatctattattatttaatttgattacCTCATATTTAATCAAGGTCGAGCGTGATCTATCTTCGTtactcagaaaaaaaagttctctaGAACTATTTGTTTGTATCGTACCAAATAATATgtaatcttttcaaaatgttgtctCTGTGAATAATTCAGAAACTTTTCGAATTAAGACATGGTTCTAACTGAGGTCGGACTAGCTGTTGTCAGTCTCTCTGTTCtaactttaaatttgaacaatatgaaaaatacaaaatcatAAACAAGAATGTCCTGTGTTTTTTGTAATGTGggtttatttctatttcacaATTCTCAGCTAACATGATAACCAGTTACCATCAGCGGAGCAATGGCGGTCGGTCTTGGGGCCGTGTTCGGCACGGAAACAGGACATTAAACCAAGGTAACGATGTAAATTGACTCAGTGATGTCTTGTGTCGGTAAGAAACCTGTTGTCCGTTTCATGAAATGCAAAGAAACAAGACATGATTGTCACGTTTCTTCCTAATATGTTAACCTTGATGgctaggaaaaaaaaagaaatgaacctCATTAAGTGTAATCCCCCAAAAACAGTCTAAAGAAATTTCATCCGACGgtggtttttgaaaaaaactggCTGCTGTCAACCCtaacttccttttttaaaatgccgcGCACCTTTAATATCCTTTTAACGTACTGTCATCCCAGCCACTCTTCGCCCGTTTTGCAATCAGtgggtgaaacaaaaatagggCTACCCCATATGCCTACACATCGGCACACTTGTGGTGACAATAAATGGCAAATGTATGCGTAGATAGAAGACACTTTGTagggaataaataatttaattctagagttttttttaacatactAACAATGCTCAACAACAAATGCTAGCGGTAATTCCCTTCACAGCTTTATAAATACGAATCAAAACAAATGGCCGTCGGCTGCGTATACACTATACATTATATGAAAGTTTTCGCAAGAATATATAAGtccctttttctaaaaattctaAGTTCAAGTGCATCTTAACCAAATAGTTCAGCAGTTAGCGATGCACGCTACCAATCTAAGTGATAAAGGTATAGGGTTCAATCTCCGAATGAGGCTAACAACGGCTAACAAGGTAACATcccgaaagaaaatttttaatcagccccactaaaaaaaataaaaacccatcGCTTTGCCCCTTTGAACGGGGATTAGGGATGGTTTACTTGGTGGTAGggcagttttttttgtgtttacaaCATTAGAAGAAGTTAGCTACTGTAGCAAAGTTTTGTTGCATAATCAACATAGCTGAagtgaatttcttttattctgaaGAAGTGAGTTTATGCTCTCGAAATGCCTATTTGAATCTTTGTTTcccttcccagttcccactGCTTTGCAAAACTGCCCTACCACCGCACAGCGCCGCCAAGCGGTTTAGTTCCAACCAGGCTTCAGCATGATATCAGATTTTGGTCTGTTAGCCTATTCCGTTGTTTCTCCTGTCATTCTTCTTCATGCCAGATGTATGAAAACTAAAACATAGCAAAAGCTtctttaataaaagaaaaatacatggGACACGCAGATCCGAAATCCAATATTGGAAATCACTAGACCTTgaatggaaaaaatgaaaaaaggagtaAACGTTTTGAAAAGATTACATCAGATAATTAGGGATGATCGCGCAtatccaataattttttcggccacaaaaaaaacaaacaaatggatTTCCCTTACAATGGCAACGTATATCGTCGTTACTATCAGTAAGATGATATTGGAACTCTACCTGCTCCGCTGATCGTTTGAGGAAATTGTTAACGTTTGGATTATCACCACGTACTAATCCTATGTTACTGTTTTGGTTTTGTAGTAGATGCGgatttctttgaaaatctcTTCCAGTATCCACCACAAGCTTTTTTCTTCGATAAGTTGACGCATATAGACGTAGAGTTGTCTTTTCTCCGGGGGGCccaagccaaaaaaataatcgattacCAAGGCTTTTTCATATATCTTGGTTGTATTGATATTTATGTGTTGTAttgatatttatttgttgtgaGCATCAGTGAGCTTTAAATTTACTGAGGTAAAATATACAATTTAGTGACTAATAGCGAAAGTATTCATACGAATATcatttttggaaataaattcGTCAAGTAAGACATCAAGATCTATACTTTCTACTAAATCAGAAGGGTAACCCAAAATTGCTAGATGGTTTAGTATTTCTTGAGTCATCGTAGAGCGCAAGTAAGTTTTTAATCTACGAAGACAGGAGAAGCTTCTTTCAGTCGTACATGTTGACACAGGCATAGTTAAGACAATTTTCATTACCTTGACAAACTCTGGTATAATGCTTGTTACAGACTGAGAAATATCTTCATCAACACTTTTCAAAAATCCAATGCCGATTGAAAGTCGACGAGAgtaaaatttttgcttttgcttGATCTAAAAATATGTCTCTATGAAGCGTTAGTCTGCCGTAGTCTTCAAAGTCATCACGGAAGAATTCTTTCACGTGAGATACGTCACTCTTCCCGATAATAAAATCTTCTACTTTGGTGAGATGTTTTGATTTCTCCGTTTTTTCGAATCGATAATTGAGACAAGCAGTGACAGCATCAACTATCTCATAGAAAATCTTGCGATAGTGATCCTTTGGAGTCtctgaaaaatgttgatcTCAGGTTCCATTCAGTCGAGCTGAtggtgttttctttttctaggcAGCGTTGGTTCATCGATTCCGGCAGCTTTTGCCGCCAAGATTGCTGAGTCCCATAACAAATCAAATCTCTGAACAGTTAAATCGACTGATTATGTCTTACAAAGTGTTTATAAAATGTTCGGCCTTTCGAAAATTTAGCTGAACTTCTTGTAGGGCAGTGTTCGAATCTTCGACCATTGTGAAAATCATACGCAGCAACTCAAGCTTCCAAAAGGTGTCAAACTTGTAAAATGTTTCCAGGTAACCAGCCGCTTCAGCAcgttgttttctgtttttcggGTGGCTGTCGAAATCTTCTAACCACTTGATGATCGCAGAGTAGTTGCTTGTAATTGAAGTTATGCTTGGTTTTCTTAGAATCCATCTAGTTGGGCAGAAGGGACGCAGAGATACTCCACCGGGTGTTGTGaaacttttaaaacaaacaagtctTTTCGATGATCCATGGTCAAAAGCAAGAAAGGACAGAACTaggttcatttcatttttaaactaCACTTGGCTGTCGATTGAATCTTAAGCAGCCAAATTTAAGTTTTGAGCCCGACAATAGACAAAAACACATCGGGTTCGTCGGCTTTAACTAGAGTTTGAAGACCACTTACATGACCGGATGCATGACATGTTCGCAGCGCCGTCATAACACTGACTACGGCAGTCCTTgatgtttaaattaaaacggCGATGGCAATCAGTAACACAGGAATAAAGCGTTGAACTTTTCGTGCTCTCGGATTTATAGAACCCAAAAAACCATTCTCTACTTCGAATTTTTCAGTCATTTTCCGGAAACAAACCGATATTTGTTCTGAGCATGAAATGTCTGCTGTTTCGTCCAGCATCATGCTCCCAAAATGATGAGAAGATTTTAATTCACTGACTAGTTTTCTTAAAGTTGAGTGAGCCATAAGTTCcaaaatttcgtttgaaatttcGGAACTTTTCTTCGCGATTTAACCATTTGTTTAATGTTGGACTGTCAGTTGCCCTTAATTTGATTAAGCGGCGGAAATTTgaatcttgttctttttttcctcgaaTTGAAATTCCTTGGGTAGCCAGATACTGAAGCGTAGTAAAAATAATCTTGAGGGCATGGCGAGAGTCAGTagtatcttttttcttaattttatccATCTGATTGGACACTGATACAGTTGCTATCGTAGATCGAATCATCGATACAGCAGCCTTGTGAAAATCCGAATTTTCGTGTGATTTGAATCTGTCCAGTGCTTTTTTCCAGTTGGAAAAGCCATTCAAGGGTTTGAGGGTGTTGTTTACAATGGAGAATACGATTTACACATTCTTCCGATACAGGATGACCAGGAGATAGCGCAGTAGGTAAATGTAGTATAGTTGGCCGAGCAATTGGAATTGAGGGCAGATTCGGCGTCGAACGTTGGTATTCATATCCAGTGGATGGCGTGATAACAGAAATAGTTGGAACAACATAACTCTTTCTTGTAGGCGGCACGTATCCCGATGTGTTGAGCTATATTGACGATGTTTTCCTGACTGCTGAGTAACGTTTGGCGTCGTTGGAACCGGTGGCATCGGCATGAAAGAACTTGTCGCTGGAGATGGGGCTGAAGAAGGAGCAGCCGTTGGTGGCACAACTCCAGGATTGGTGCCGTAGCCCATAGACATGAAAGCATGGGGAGAATGCATGGCTGAAATGGATCCTCCTGCATTTCGCTTTGTATTAAATGTGTTGTGGGTGTTGTTTCAATTCTGCGAAGGTGCAAATTTAGGGTTTActacggaaaagaaaaaagcttgagcttttgaaattttatttaaaaaaaatattgatgatATATTGAAGATTCTGGATCCAATAACACTTCGAATTTCTCTATCCCATAAACGGTGCTTGACATCAAGCGGAAAGTTACTAGGATGTTTGGCGTAGCCAATTTTGTTGCTATTGAATGATATTTGCATATGGAATTTGCGAATTCCAttgcgtgttttttctttagatgCTTGTTTAACCGTGGCCTATCGTTGTATgttcaagaaatatttttcgttaACTTTCTCAGAATCTTCATACATTCTGTAATGGACCACCTGACCACTGGAATGAAAACCATCTGGatttattgttgttatttcatgtgtaatacaaaatttttattattaattgtatttacaaaatttaaattgaacttGTACCTAGTATGCTTTCtgcaattttggttttttctttcatttcaagaaattcagtttttttcctATAAAAAAGCATCTATCGCACTTTGTAATCAAGAACTTATCACCAATAttcattttatattcttttatattcttatCATATCATATCAATACTGCTATTGCAGGATGTCACCAGATGTAACCTTGTTAGCCTTCTTTGGAAATCTAACTCAATCTCTTAGCGACTCAGAACTGTTGCATTCTTTGCTATTAGCCGAGctattttgcaatttttagtTATGagatgttaattaaaataaagtgCAAATGAGCTGAGAatgtaagtaaaaagggaCTTAGAATTCTTGCGAAAACTTTCATATCAAAAACTTTCATATCAATCATAATGTGGCCATTTGTTTCGGGGTTTGTTTTGGGACCTTTTTAAAGACATATGAAGGGAATTACGGCTAGCTATAGAAttaagtttgtttttccccaCAATGTTTCTTCTATCTGAAAATACATTTGCCGTTTATTTTGACGGACAAGTGTGACGATGTGTAAGCATATGGGATAGCCCTCTGTTTCACCCACTGATTGCAAAACGGGCGGTGAGTGGCTGGGGTGGGAGTATGTTATTAGGGGAATAAAGGTACGCGGCATTTAAAAAGGGGAGTTAGGGTTGAcagccagtttttttttaaaccaccTTGggatgaaatatttaaaaaaactgttttgggGGATTACACTTAATTAGGGGcgttcaattctttttttctagccATCAAGGTTAACAGATAAAGAACAAGAAAGACAATCATGTTTTGCTCTGCGTATTTCATGAAATGGACAACAGGTTTCTTACCGAAATAAgacatcaacttcttttcaGACAATAAAGTCTTATATTTGATGGACTAATGTCTTAAAGGTGAAATAGACACAAATTGTCTTTCATTCgcaagacaaaattttttagcGAGTAGGCATAGGTGGGTAATTAAAAAGCGGTGGGAAAGTAGGGACAGAGGAAAGGAAGGGAATGGacgaaaaggggaaaaaaggagaagtaTTTTGGGAAAGCAGGATGTATGTTTGCAATACTCGGTGACTTTAAagttgttttcatttgttttttcctacATTGCGTTGCACGAATTAGTCTAGATCCTGTGTCTGAATTAAtaagtattaaaaattattttgtgttctttaaagaaaatttatggAAATTAAGTTACCTTTTGTCATTCCCGTAACATATCCCTCCACTGTGGGTTCAGTGGAATAGGGGAATCCCAAGAAATCAGTTGGCACAGAGGGTTGAGTTTTGTCTATAAGCTCTTCATCAGTGAACATTGTGAAGTTCGGTTCAACACCTTTGCCTTCAACAACGTGTACTCCGTTAGCCATGAAAACTACCGATGACGGCTTGATCCCTCCCTTTTCTAAATTCCGCAGATTATGGTACTGtaacaattaaacaattagTTTAATTAATGttatacacaaaaaaaataattgttttcacATGATTTGCCAGCTTTCCAGGAAGATCTCCGGGAGAATTACTCATATATCCCACCATTGACAGTGTTCAGCAGCACCAACAGTCAAAGTTCCATAGTAGAAAAAAGATCCGAAATGTGACTCGCAGAAATACGTTCTTGTTGAATCGTTTTGCGCGCATATGTTTCGCTTTCAGATAGCAGTGAAAAAATGGAGCCACTCTGGCCAATTTCCGCTATTATGTGTATGTCGTACTCTAATCTTGTCttcaattttagaaaatccaaaatttttctagaaaaaaaaaatcagaaaacattaaatattttgcaGGTTAAACATATGATTTTATTctgtaaatttcaataatttttcccTATATAATCTAAGGCTTGCCatccttttatattttatagtTTTATGGCGGTCGAGATATTAAGCATGGCCACTGATGGAAGAAGGAGCGGCTTACACTTTCAAAGTACCACCACACACCTTCGAGTTTACCTTGTTATCGCCCAGGATTGGTGTGGAATCACTGCCGCTGGTTGATTCCCTTTGATACCACACGTCCACAGCAGAGTCCAGGATTCACGCTAAACCAAGACACGATCCCCTCGCTGGTGACGAACACCAAGACGCGGAAGAAACTGCAAACTGAACTGGTCAAATCGGCTCTCAAAACCGAAGAGATTGAATGGCAAATGCAGCGATCGGGGAAATTTCCGAATATTAACAGATCTCGTCACGATCAAAGAGTCTTACGAGCCGGCGCTTCATCATATCGTAGCAGATGATCATGACGATGGTAGTAGTCATAAGTCAACTGTTGTATGCACTGGCTTTGGCAACTACAGCACTAACTGtaaaaccacaacaacaacaacaactaggCGGCCACCATCTTGGCGCTGATGAAGGACATTTTTTACCAGGGGCCGGAATCGCTATTCAGTCGCCACTTTTTCCAGCTGATAGATTCGCATCTGCTGTGTTGGAGTCTGGCGCAAATCATCGTCATAACCTTCGTCTCGGCCCTGGTCTTCATCGTCGTCACGGCCTTCGCTTTCCTCTGCCGCTGGCGTCACCGACGTCTCCACCAGAAACACGCCCCTTCGtcatcgtcttcgtcgtccacGTGAGGATCGTCGACGGTGGCGTCGCACCaacaccaccatcaccacatTCCGGCCGGCACCGTCCTGCATCCACACCAAGTCAAATAACATTTGACCAACAGCATCCTCCAGCCGTGtccccaccaccatcaccaacTCGTCCATAATCACGTGGGACACCCCAATCACCTGGAACACCTGGAGCAACACCTCCACCACCAGAATTTCTACCAGGCGCCAGACAGGCAGCAGCTTTTGACGCCAGACGGCCACCAACTTTTGGTGATTTACAAATTTGTTGACAGATAACGTGACGAGCAGTGTGAATTTAATGCGAACGACTTGACCCACGCAGATGTTCCTGGAAGCCAATATACCAGCTTATTTGAAACCCTTTCAGATCAGTGCGGGTCACAAAGATCCGCGGACTGAAAAGGACATCCTCCATAAGTTGAGGGGTGGCCATGAAGACGCTCATTTCCAATGTCGAAGCGCTGAAAAAGTTGGATTcatttacaaatttgaattagttgatataatattaataatcaaCATTATTTTCATCGAGGAATAATTCTGCACCGCAACGAACGTTTGAGAAATCGCCCAGTTAAAAACCATTGTCTTTCCGTTCGACCCATAAAAGAAggagcatcatcatcataaagATCTTCTACTTTACAACTTTGTTTCATCAAAAAACTCTTTTCTGTTCTTCCTTTCGTGTTATAGGCATCCCTATACATACATATTAGCAcctaagtttttttttaaattttttccattattaaaataaagtaattttCTCTTCCTACCTTACGCAGTTTTCCCCATTTCTCCCTCCCTTTTCTCTGACACGTGTGTAATGGTATGTAGGTGGTGATGTTATTTCTACATGTacaggaagaaaataatatattttagcTTTGTTGTGTAACGATGATTTTTCACAGGTTGTCATAAATCTCCTGTTTAATTTCTTGACCACTTGTGGAACATGATACCAGAACCACCATGAATATCGGTCTGATTTAAATGATTGTGATTAGTTTTGGTAGATTCTATTGCCTGTCATAAATCTCCTGTTGAATTTCTTGACCACTTGAGGAACGTGATACCAGATCCACCATGAATATCGGTCTGATTGAAATTATTGTGATCAGTTTTGGTAGACTCTATTGCTTTTTCTGATGTTTTGTAGGCGGTCAGGAGCAATGACAGTTGTCATAGTCCAGGACAGACGTCCTCGATTCATGCAATTCACGCCATGTTCTTCAGCATGGATTAGTACCTCTTTCATTACACCATCCTTTATCAACTTGAAACCACTTTGTTTTTTAGGTAAAGGGTACAAAACTGCTCCGTCCTTTTGcactgtaaatttaaaaataaagttgttaGTTAGAGCGTATATTTGGCCCAATATTGCCGACTGAAGATtttgccgaaaaaaaaattgatcgtgggaaagaaaaagaaaaaataatgctgCTGACCCCCCTTGGCCGAAGTTTGTTTCACGAAGGTCCAAAATACAATAACAATCTCCAACAATCAAAACCAATTTGTTGCAAGACCTGGACTTCGTGCACGTTTAAACACACAACAGGGAAAACCAACTAACAAAAACATGTAATCAACTAATATTATGTGTTCAAGTGTTTTTTATCAAagaatgatttgatttattgtttcaatacaataatttaaaacgaGTTCATCATCACACACTCTCCTTTTCTCAAAACAATTTGTGGCAAGTGAAgtggaatttttgaaataagagAATTGTGGACATTGTCTCAAGGTTTTCTAATGGTACCTATTTCTTCCGTTGATAAAATTAtccgaaatgtttttttcttgtattagGGGATACACTGAGAAATCGATCGACACCCATTCGACTAGTCTGTatcgtttcctttttcggGATTTTCATCATCACGAATTATTTTACGGCCTCGTACACTTCGATTTTGTCCATCCCCAGCTTTAAAACGACTGTCTCTTCCATCGAGGATTTAGCAAACAACAGAGGAGTCATTCCACTTTTTGTTAAAGGCTCCAGTTCGGACGAGTTCATTATGgtaaatttgttattcaagtaattttcccttttcacgTAAAAGTGAAACTTCaagtaaaaagtgaaattaagAACTTATTGCGCTAGGCTTCAACAAATCCGACCCTGAAGAAAATTGGGGACAGGATGAGAAAACATCCGGAACGAAGAATCCTTAATGCCTTTACTGTTGACGATATTTCGACTATTGTAAAAGAACAAGCCGCCCTAATTTTGGTAAATCCATTGCAAATACTAAACgtacatttttattgaaataatctattttttaattgcacaGGTAAAGTCTACAGCAGAATCCTTCATAGAAGATAGCTATAAAATCAACAAGGAGTGTAAAGTAACTCTGGCCGAAAAGACCTTCTTCAGTCGCCCACAAACTTTCTCCTATCCGAAAAACAGCCCCATAGTCAAATCCGTTGATTACAAGTAGTACAACGTGTTAAGACaaataatttcaacaaaatccCAGTTTTAATGTTCTGTCTTGTGTTTCTACAATAGTCTCCTGTTGATGCAACAAGCGGGATTGATCCAATACGCCGAAAAAAGATCTGCCGTTCCCTACAACCGCTGCTCTATCTCAGAAGCGAAGAAGATTGCAGCTAATAAAGCAGTTCCACTTAAACTTAAAGACGTGGCCGGGGCGTTTGCTATTCTCGCCTTCGGATCCGCATTGAGCTTCATTGTTCTGTTTGTCGAATGTATCTTTAAGAAGATGAACACAAAATgatgttatatatatttttttttgattgattctttattAACCGTTACATCACAATGAGATCGAATGTATCTTTAAGAAGATGAACACAAAATgatgttatatatatttttttttgattgattctttattAACCGTTACATCACAATGAGTTTCTTGGGAACTAGGGGTAAcgtatataacacacacatgACCTTGGTTTGCAATGACATTTTTACTTAGATTAACTACGTTAAACAAAGCAAATGCAAATCCAAGAAGAAGTGACACAttttccctcctctttttaCTTGTCGTTCGAATTTCGTCgctcatttgtttttcaataaatttaccCGGGGGAAATGTTTCATCACTCAGTTTCACAGAATCCTTCAGCTTGTAAACATGTGTGCACGTCTCTGAATATCTTACGAATTGGCAGCTGTAATAACTTGTTTTATCTTGTATTTGATGTTATCACGAATTATTACTCATTAGCTTATGTAGCAGACGTAGTGCTTGAA
This window of the Daphnia pulex isolate KAP4 chromosome 5, ASM2113471v1 genome carries:
- the LOC124194039 gene encoding uncharacterized protein LOC124194039 codes for the protein MASTNPTLKKIGDRMRKHPERRILNAFTVDDISTIVKEQAALILVKSTAESFIEDSYKINKECKVTLAEKTFFSRPQTFSYPKNSPIVKSVDYNLLLMQQAGLIQYAEKRSAVPYNRCSISEAKKIAANKAVPLKLKDVAGAFAILAFGSALSFIVLFVECIFKKMNTK